The Rhodothermales bacterium genome includes the window CGAGGCGATGCGAGCGGGGACGGCTCGGTGGATGCCATCGATTTGGTGCTGGGCATTGATTTCGTGCTGGATCGGGTCGCGCCTACGACCGCGCAATTGGCAAGTATGGACGTGTTTCCCTTCGCCGCTCCGGACGGCGCGCTGGACGTGCGCGACCTCACGGTCCTGGCGCAGTCGATCGTGCTGGGTGAGTGGCCAGACGGGGCCTTGCCGCCGCAGGAGGCCACTGCCGGCAAGCAGCTAGCCGCCGTTGCGGGCCTCTTTGAGATCGCCCCGGAGGCCATCCCGGGAGGTCTCCTTTTCCGTGCCGTACACGATGAGCCGGTGCGCGCCATCCAGCTGTCGTTCCACCTCGAGGAGGCCGATGCGCTTGTGGAGGTGATGATGGAAGAGGTGGCCCGCGGCGAAGCTTTCGCGCTGGTGCACCGCATCGAGGAGGCCGGCCTGGTGCGGGTGCTCATCTACCGGATCGACGGGGGATCGTTTGCGCCGGGTGCCTACCCGCTGCTCCGCGTGGCCAACGTATCGGCGGTGACGCCGTCGACCCTGAGGCACGGGCTGGCCGTCAGCCAGCGTCTGGAACGCATGCCAGTGCGGCTGCTGGCCTTTACGGCGACGGGGGTCGAGGAAGAGCTGCCGGGTGAAACCGTAGTCGGCGCGCCGTATCCCAACCCGTTTGTCGCGGGTGAACGCGGGTCGCTACGTATTCCGGTATATGTACCGGCTTCGGGCGCCTTGCGTGTTGCGATTTACGATGTGCTCGGACGCGAGGTCGCTCTTTTGCACGACGGCGCCGCAGCGGCCGGCGCGCACGAGGTCGAATGGACGGGGATCGAGCAGGGTGCGGCGCTGGCTCCGGGGCTGTA containing:
- a CDS encoding T9SS type A sorting domain-containing protein, translating into RGDASGDGSVDAIDLVLGIDFVLDRVAPTTAQLASMDVFPFAAPDGALDVRDLTVLAQSIVLGEWPDGALPPQEATAGKQLAAVAGLFEIAPEAIPGGLLFRAVHDEPVRAIQLSFHLEEADALVEVMMEEVARGEAFALVHRIEEAGLVRVLIYRIDGGSFAPGAYPLLRVANVSAVTPSTLRHGLAVSQRLERMPVRLLAFTATGVEEELPGETVVGAPYPNPFVAGERGSLRIPVYVPASGALRVAIYDVLGREVALLHDGAAAAGAHEVEWTGIEQGAALAPGLYLIQARTDGRMTTRPLIVR